The Malus sylvestris chromosome 3, drMalSylv7.2, whole genome shotgun sequence genomic sequence ccgaaccgaaaaaaaaccgaaaaaaaatgaacccaaccgaaatttcggtttggtttcggttttggcaaaaaaccgaaccgatttgaaccgaacccacccctacttatggaaatggtgtacCTAATTAGCAAAGGATGGAttgactacaagttcatccaattgGAAATGAATTAGAGCAGTTTTGAAAggatacaaacaaagaaaagaaataaactagatacaacaagattaaataatttagTCATGACACTCCGGATATTGGGATggccacgtgctggccgacacccgaaggtgacgcaagccatttaatgaatgcatatgccGAGAACATGTGAGACatgcattcattaaatggctTGCATCACCCTCGGATGTCGACCAGCACGTGGCCATCTTGCTGTCCTTCagatatcgggatcggggcgtgtcagattggtatcagagcatactTAAGACTTCATTCTTCCATTTGGTAATCATAAGCTTTCTTGTAGCCATAATCCCTCGTTCTTCTAAATCTTGTTTGCGTCTTATCAGAATCATGGATCCTACTGGTGGGAATGTACCTCGACGACCTTGTTTTGGTCTAATAGGAGGAATTTAGCAGTTGACCTCTGCAATGCGAAATGTTTTTCCTGGTAGTAGCAGGCCGAGTCATACATATATGGTGATTGCTTGTAGCCACGACATTACAGAGCTTAATGTAGTTAGAGGCTTGATTTCATTTGGGTTTTGGGCTAagttgggtttgggcttaagtgTTACCGGGTTTGGGTCATTTCGACCCAGTTTCGATGGAAGGGAAGGCGAGAGCTTCCCAAGCTCCGTTCAATGACGATTCTCAACCCTAGAGTGCGATCTAAGTACCAAATTGAAGTGTAGGATGAGAGGAAGAGTTTCATACCTATTTCACGTTGTGAGGTGGCCGGAGTCGGCTGAATTTTTGCTCGAAAGTAAGGGGGCTCGCCGAAGGGTTTCCTGGGCTCTCTGTGCTTCATAGaggaaaagggagagagagatagtcGTCGGGGGTAGTGCTACTGTCGTGTCGTTGTCTTGATTTTTGGGTGTGTAGGTGTGTGTAGCTCGGGGAGAGGGAGATAAATCTGAAAGTAAGAGCTGACAGAGAGTACTcgaaggagaagagagaagaagaggaaaagaaatGTGAGGGTGGGGGAGCTGCCACGTGGCGAGCAAAAAGATAAGGAGAGTTTGGAGGAAATCCAAAAAGGAAACCAGATTAGGTAATGGATAAGGGAAATAAAGGTAATTTCATAATTCTTGTtaaatgaaattacaattagTTTAGGGCGGGATTtcacaatctacccccttaaaagaatttcatccccgaaattACAATCTCAAATAAACAAATACGGATGCTGACTCCTCATCAACACTTCACTAACGGAATCACTTTGTTTTTCAGAGTTTTATCTTATAGGTCGATGATCGCCACAGGTTCCTCAACACAGCTCGCATCCTGATTCACTTCTAACGGTTCCGGCTAAATAACATGAGAAAGATCCGATACATACTTCTGTAACATGGAAACATGAAAAACGTTGTGAATCTGCGACAACTCTGGTGGTAGTTCCAACCTGTAAGCAACTGCACCAATTCTCACCATAATTCTGTAAGGACTAACATATCGAGGACTCAAATTTCCCCGCTTACTAAAACGAACTACATCTTTCCAAGGCGACAACTTCAGGAAGACAAAGTCATCATGGATTTCGTGTATGGTTTGCCAAGCAAACGATCGAGGTTTGATAGCATTTGGGTGATTAAGGACCAACTCACCAAAACTACTCATTTCTTTCCTGTTCGACAGACTTACACATTGGAGAAGTTGGCACAACTGTTCATCGATAATATTGTTAAACTTCATGATGTTCCCGTCACCATTATTTCGGACAAAGATCTAAGATTCACCTCCAGATTTTGGAGAGCATTCAATGGCGCCATGAACACTCAATTGTTGTATAGCACTGCCTACCATCCAAAAACCAATGGTCAATCTGAAAGGATGATTCAGACTTTGGAGGACATGCTGAAAATGTATGTTCTCCAGTGGAAAGGTAGTTAGGATAGTTATTTGTGATTGATCGAGTTTTCCTACAACAACAATTATCACTCCAGTATCGGCATGGCACCATTTAAGGCACCGTATAGAAAGGCGTGCCAGACACCGTTAAGTTAGACGAAGGTCAGTGAACAGGTGTTAGTTGGGCCATAAATTGTTGACAACACTAATATTAACATCTAGTTGATTAAGAGGAATCTAAAGGCGGCACAAGATCAACAAAAGAGCATCGCGAACTGACATTCTAGGGATCGTGAGTATAAGATTGGTGGCTTCGGCCGGGAATAGGTTGGTGGCTTCAGCTGGGCATTTGTAGATGGGTTCGGCCGAGagatacttatattggcttcggccTGGCATTTGGTTGGTGCCTACGAGCGGGAGATATATTATTGGTTACGGGCCAGGCATTTGGTTGGTGCTTACCGGCGATGATACTTATATATGACTTCGGGTGGGTGTTGTAGGAGCCTACGAGCGAATGAAGTGTTCTATATGCCTTCGGGCGAATGAAGAGTTCTCTATGCCTTCGAGTGATACTGATACCACTATTTAGCAcactatatgatatatgttttacaaaGGTTTTATgacatgctagggttttcggaaaaaccTATTACAGATTATTACCATTGACATTTCATGAAACTTTGGGGGTAAATATGTTGATAAATAACTGTTTCAGTATTACTTATTTATCAACTtgatccactcatgtttgttttgcgccccctcaggacATAGGAACGAGGCATACGACCCGAGATACGAGGCAGTCCCCTACCAGTGATATCGTGCCATCCTCTCTTCTTTTGACATTACTTGAAATAACACTTTCAGTAACACATTCCGCTTATATTCTGAATTagatgtatgctctgaacatgtcatgcattatcattatctttttattgatgactgaatattattatattagttTGGTAAGGTTTGTATTTGAATATTATATTATGTAGTTTGAgcgaaatttatatgcatgtttcacatgttctcggcatatgcattcattaaatggcttgcatcaccctcaggtgtcggccagcacgtggccATCTCGTTGTTCTCCAGACATCGAGATCAGGGCACGTCAAGTCATGTCCAATCCAATGCAAAGATCATGAACAAAAAGAATTTAGTATATCATCCAAAAATACTCCTcattatgattatatgcttattgttttttaaatatcGAACTTGTTGGATGGATGTACTCTgtgtattcttcttcttctatttttacattttatcattcttttatataTTGTCCATgcaagtatagtttttttttttcaatgtaaatatgcacttattacaagatatacaatacATTTacataaatccgcctaggccgcctGGGCGCTAGGCGGCCCTTGCCTGTTGCCCGACTAGTGTCTAGAGTTTTTTAGAATCTTAATTACAAGGAGTTAGGTTTATGTCTCGCTGACTAAGTGCAACTTCTATTTTCATTATCACTCAATTCTCCGGGTAATGTCaaaattttctataaaaaaaaaaggtaagggACTGCATGTTAGTAAAGGCATGTATGCTATTATCACCATCCACTTAAaccaaatatattaataaacaGAAATAGACTACATAGTGATGATTTTCTCTAAACCATTCTAGAACTTATGGTGGTCGTTGAAGTTTTATAAGATTTAAACGTTAGTTATATAATGCCCAATGGGAAAGATCAAATTGGTGGTTATACCTGTACAACGTGCAGGTGGAGCTGGTTTAGCCATGCATGGTGGAGATAATAAAACAGTTCATGTATTAGGATAACGTGaggaaaatcaaattttcaaactaaatttgaaaatcaaattttcaaattaaatttgaaaatcaaataatatgtcaaaaatagaaaataaatacgttaatcgacacttaagtaataattcaatcatcaacaaccacatcatttagtttataaaattttgtttaaaatttagtttctctagcattaccttaatacatatatatatatatatacacacacacactaagtCTCAAACAATATACATACAGACAGAGAAATATTAATGTATTCATTCTTGCGACCGGACATTTTAATATTAACCGGCTTTCAGAAGCATCCATCGAGAAAAAGAAATATTCTCGGGGAGGTCAGGTTAGAAAATGAAAATCCATGAAAaagttcatttttctttcaacacAAACAATCGCTATCCGACACAAATTCTTCCAAATTACCGTGAGAAAACGAGAGAGGCCaataaaatcagaaaatgatCTTCTCCAAATCTCTTCTTTATAATCCACCAAATCAATGGATCcgtgccattgaaatttgatcaaacggctgaagttattataacttttaaagtggacccttgtttgtagccgtttgattaaatttcaatagCACGGATCCACTTATTTAGTGGATTAGGAGGAATGGATCCAAAGAGAATCCATTTCCAAGAAAATCAGAACGTGCACGTTAAAAGCTGGATGATGGACCATGGGTTATTGGTAGTAAACCACGTGCCTAGATGCATCGAGGTTCCTAGGAAATATCAGATCAGAAGATTTTATGATTTAACTTAATGTCTAACTCCACTcgatcaaaatttatgtgtgcTTAAAATACAATTACATGACGTTAttattctatttaaataataacatgtgaatttatttttattaatatatctTAAAACTGGACTATATCATTCATGTTACTTACTTTTATTATAATACGTGAAATAGCACATCATGTTATTGTTATCCATACTAGTTGAGAGAAAGTAACCCCACCCTCTCCCAGCTAAGGAacataaagagagagagagagggtgtgtAAAGGGGTGTATTTTTGCTGCATTGGATCCTTCGCCGAATTTTAGGTTTTGAAAGACTCccaaattctctctctcttcctctctttctgtGTTTTGACGTCTTGAGGGCTAAAATCCAAAGAAGCTGGTAGAAAAGGTGCATGGAGATTTGGTGGTGATAATATTTTGAAGCGAAGCTGCTGTTTGATCTGTAAAATCAACTGTCTTTTAATTCAGCTTTCTAGCTCATTACTCCCTTTAAAAATCCTTGTTTTCGTTGTACTTTTCCCCCTTTTGGTTCCTCTTTATTCAAATCTCATTCATTTTCTTATTGAAATTAAATCTTTATCTACACCAAGTGCTACAGCTTCTCCAAGTCAATTCCATTAATAATATCCATGGGAGGTGAGACCAAAATTAGTACTAATTCTCACTCGCAAATGTTGGTTTCTGAGAAAAATGGTACTAATCACGGTCTTAGTCCCATGGAATTCAATTTCTTAGTGAGACCCGCATTGAATTTCAATAATCATGCATGCCAAATTGCTCATtgtgaagacgaagaagaagatggagacgGCCAATTACATAGCTCAGAGGAGAAGCAAGAAGATAATTTCGACATGTTTGTGTCATCGTTGAAGGTCAAAGTTCCATCAGCAGGAGAATTCTGTAGAGTCCAGCAGGAAGGTATTGGTGGTGATGGGGACGTGGAATATGGGTTGAAGACTCCAACATCTTTGGATCACAAAATCAAAGGGAGCCTGCAATGTCCACCAGCACCAAGAAAACCCAAATCACTTCCACTAAAGAAGAGAAAAGCAATACTTGACCCCAGAATTTTACTTGATTTTTCGAGTGATGAGATCGAATCGTTGTTTCCTCCGGTTGATGGTGTTCT encodes the following:
- the LOC126614591 gene encoding uncharacterized protein LOC126614591; translated protein: MGGETKISTNSHSQMLVSEKNGTNHGLSPMEFNFLVRPALNFNNHACQIAHCEDEEEDGDGQLHSSEEKQEDNFDMFVSSLKVKVPSAGEFCRVQQEGIGGDGDVEYGLKTPTSLDHKIKGSLQCPPAPRKPKSLPLKKRKAILDPRILLDFSSDEIESLFPPVDGVLADLGSKIIMKKKVRVQASEGHDHII